One genomic window of Desulfovibrio psychrotolerans includes the following:
- a CDS encoding SPOR domain-containing protein, which yields MRRLIFLIVLMAFSLSLASGCKQAAKNVWKDTRRYYREYINTPATLKFQEADASAVEDKLATVYTPVGMALESFRRDMLAQDVFPTEAWVNDMFDRYPWLSGIAVVSPEGDMYMQRPSVSMKSLDFMPLFEEDEKISYRDMRAYAQDNPLGPEVYVGTPFFVDNEMKGMVVAHFDPRNLLHLCPSPARLVILSPTFTLWPGHYVMEETPLETVEWEKVLRRRSSDTESNKYGEFLWIAKYIGNLPLVFAASTDEYPIDPRQLEALAAPAPVRDVPTVPVPEPAAQETEEESSEFEIMAAPAPQQPAAADAAKAIRPAMSDTPEPAPLTKDIVWSVQIGAFHNPQYAQDRMNLLRTFGYSPCLMKLYDRHGQLWHVVQIADTPDKEEAFKHVKEFLGKGTGLDYNVGALDAGVVSRRKECF from the coding sequence GTGCGTCGTCTGATTTTTCTTATTGTCCTCATGGCTTTTTCGCTTTCTCTGGCCTCCGGCTGCAAGCAGGCCGCGAAGAATGTGTGGAAAGATACCCGCAGATACTACCGTGAATACATAAATACCCCCGCCACACTGAAATTTCAGGAAGCGGATGCCTCTGCCGTGGAGGATAAGCTGGCAACCGTGTACACGCCTGTGGGCATGGCTCTGGAATCGTTCCGGCGCGACATGCTGGCGCAGGATGTCTTTCCCACCGAAGCGTGGGTGAATGACATGTTTGACCGCTATCCGTGGCTCAGCGGTATTGCCGTTGTCTCTCCGGAAGGGGATATGTATATGCAGCGCCCCTCCGTCTCCATGAAGAGCCTGGATTTTATGCCGCTGTTTGAGGAAGATGAGAAGATAAGCTACCGGGACATGCGCGCCTATGCGCAGGACAATCCCCTTGGTCCCGAAGTCTACGTGGGTACCCCCTTCTTTGTGGATAACGAGATGAAGGGTATGGTTGTGGCCCATTTTGACCCGCGCAATCTGCTGCACCTGTGCCCGTCACCGGCGCGCCTTGTGATCCTGAGCCCCACCTTTACACTCTGGCCCGGCCATTATGTGATGGAGGAGACACCTCTGGAGACTGTGGAGTGGGAAAAAGTTCTGCGCAGACGCTCCTCTGACACAGAGAGCAACAAGTACGGTGAGTTTTTGTGGATAGCCAAGTATATCGGCAATCTGCCCCTGGTGTTCGCCGCATCGACGGATGAGTATCCCATTGACCCCAGACAGTTGGAGGCGTTGGCCGCACCGGCCCCTGTGCGTGACGTGCCCACGGTTCCCGTTCCCGAGCCTGCCGCACAGGAAACCGAAGAGGAATCCAGCGAGTTTGAAATAATGGCAGCCCCCGCGCCGCAGCAGCCTGCTGCGGCTGATGCAGCCAAAGCCATAAGGCCTGCCATGAGTGACACCCCGGAACCCGCTCCGCTGACCAAGGACATTGTGTGGTCGGTGCAGATTGGTGCCTTCCATAATCCGCAATATGCGCAGGACCGCATGAACCTGCTGCGCACGTTTGGCTATTCGCCATGCCTGATGAAGCTCTACGACCGGCACGGACAGTTATGGCATGTTGTGCAGATTGCTGACACCCCCGACAAGGAAGAGGCGTTTAAGCACGTCAAAGAATTCCTCGGCAAGGGAACAGGACTGGACTACAATGTGGGTGCGCTGGATGCCGGTGTTGTGAGCCGCCGTAAAGAGTGCTTCTAA
- the fbp gene encoding class 1 fructose-bisphosphatase, with protein MRQVTVTEHVLLHQTKSPSASGKFTALLYDLILAAKIIQREVNKAGLLDILGATGETNVQGEQVQKLDDFANRTLIHRLQRTGVLCAMASEENADLILVPEKFRRGDYILIFDPLDGSTNIDVNINVGTIFSILKRKSSSEEDVTMADVLQRGAEQVAAGYFLYGSSTMLVYTSGEGVHGFTLDPSVGEFLLSHPDIRIPERGKVYSVNEAYYHYWDTRTRKVVDYFKSPENERGAPYSLRYVGSLVADFHRNLLNGGIFMYPMDQRSPSRPQGKLRLMCEASPLAFLVEQAGGKAIDGSRRILDILPEHLHERVPLFIGSPRDVDTVTRIYSQTD; from the coding sequence ATGCGTCAGGTTACCGTAACGGAACATGTTCTGCTTCATCAGACCAAGTCTCCTTCCGCGTCAGGCAAGTTCACGGCCTTGCTTTACGACCTTATTCTTGCCGCAAAGATCATTCAGCGCGAGGTGAACAAGGCCGGTCTGCTGGATATTCTCGGAGCAACCGGCGAGACCAACGTGCAGGGAGAGCAGGTTCAGAAGCTGGACGACTTTGCCAACCGTACGCTCATCCATCGTTTGCAGAGAACAGGGGTGCTGTGCGCCATGGCGTCTGAAGAGAATGCCGACCTTATTCTCGTTCCGGAGAAATTCCGCCGGGGAGATTACATTCTCATCTTCGACCCTCTGGACGGCTCCACGAATATTGACGTTAACATCAACGTGGGCACCATCTTTTCCATCCTTAAACGGAAATCCTCCTCGGAGGAGGACGTGACCATGGCGGACGTTTTGCAGCGTGGTGCCGAACAGGTTGCGGCCGGGTATTTTCTGTACGGCTCCTCGACCATGCTCGTCTATACATCGGGCGAGGGCGTGCACGGATTCACGCTGGACCCCAGCGTGGGCGAATTTCTGCTGTCGCACCCGGATATCCGTATCCCGGAGCGGGGAAAGGTTTACTCCGTCAACGAGGCCTATTACCACTATTGGGATACCCGCACCCGCAAGGTGGTGGACTACTTCAAAAGCCCGGAAAACGAACGGGGCGCCCCCTATTCCCTGCGGTACGTAGGGTCGCTGGTGGCGGATTTTCACCGCAACCTGCTGAACGGGGGCATCTTCATGTATCCGATGGATCAGCGGAGCCCCTCCAGACCGCAGGGCAAGCTGCGGCTGATGTGTGAAGCCTCTCCGCTGGCCTTTCTTGTGGAGCAGGCAGGCGGAAAGGCCATAGACGGCAGCAGGCGGATTCTGGATATACTCCCCGAGCACCTGCATGAGCGGGTTCCCCTGTTTATCGGTTCTCCGAGAGATGTGGACACGGTTACCAGAATCTACTCGCAGACCGACTAG
- the tsaD gene encoding tRNA (adenosine(37)-N6)-threonylcarbamoyltransferase complex transferase subunit TsaD — MITLGIETSCDETALALIRDGKLLHDVISSQTDIHSLFGGVVPEIASREHYRLIGRLFADLLKKTDLSIAMIDTVAVSRGPGLLGSLLVGLGFAKGLAAASNARLVGVNHLHAHLLAAGLEQQLRFPAVGLLVSGGHTHIYHILSANDFRLLGRTLDDAAGEAFDKVAKMLNMPYPGGHLIDRIGRMAMPDVKLFTKPYVDNDNLDFSFSGLKTAASLHIQRNPHLRFSSPAEAARRCAVAEEETTSLQELAVLCASFNHTVAQTLRIKMQRALERLMTQEQGRPVSLVVAGGVAANSMVREAMTGLAEHFDVEAVLPSLSLCTDNGAMVAYAGEQLARLGLRHLPDLEAIPRGQAIPDDMVRDEGACPAICGK, encoded by the coding sequence ATGATCACGCTCGGCATTGAAACCTCATGTGACGAAACCGCTCTGGCCCTGATCCGGGACGGAAAGCTGCTGCACGATGTTATTTCCTCACAGACGGACATTCACTCGCTCTTCGGCGGAGTGGTGCCGGAAATAGCCTCGCGCGAGCATTACAGGCTCATCGGCAGGCTCTTTGCCGACCTGCTGAAAAAGACAGACCTGTCCATAGCCATGATCGATACGGTGGCCGTTTCGCGCGGGCCCGGGCTGCTCGGCAGCCTGCTGGTGGGGCTGGGGTTTGCCAAGGGGCTTGCCGCAGCGAGTAACGCACGGCTGGTGGGGGTAAACCATCTTCACGCCCATTTGCTGGCCGCAGGTCTGGAGCAGCAGTTGCGGTTTCCGGCGGTGGGCCTGCTGGTCTCCGGCGGGCATACGCATATTTATCACATCCTTTCGGCAAACGACTTTCGACTTTTGGGGCGCACGCTTGACGATGCTGCCGGAGAGGCGTTTGACAAGGTGGCGAAAATGCTGAACATGCCCTATCCGGGCGGGCATCTGATTGACCGGATTGGCCGTATGGCCATGCCGGACGTGAAGCTGTTTACCAAGCCGTATGTTGATAACGACAACCTGGATTTCAGCTTCAGCGGCCTGAAGACCGCGGCTTCTCTGCATATTCAGCGCAACCCGCATCTTCGCTTCTCTTCGCCTGCCGAAGCTGCCCGCCGATGCGCTGTTGCTGAAGAAGAAACCACTTCGTTGCAGGAACTTGCGGTATTGTGCGCATCGTTCAACCACACGGTGGCGCAGACCCTGCGTATAAAGATGCAGCGGGCCTTGGAGCGTCTTATGACGCAGGAGCAGGGCAGGCCGGTGTCTCTTGTGGTGGCTGGCGGCGTGGCGGCAAACAGCATGGTGCGCGAAGCAATGACCGGCCTTGCGGAGCATTTTGACGTGGAAGCAGTGCTGCCTTCGCTTTCGCTGTGTACGGACAATGGCGCCATGGTGGCCTATGCCGGAGAGCAACTGGCACGGCTGGGACTGCGTCACCTGCCGGACCTGGAAGCCATTCCGAGGGGGCAGGCCATTCCGGACGACATGGTGCGGGACGAAGGGGCTTGTCCCGCGATTTGCGGGAAATAA
- the trxA gene encoding thioredoxin, translating into MAVQVTDGNFDAEILKSSIPALVDFWAPWCGPCRAMGPVIDELAAEFEGKVRIAKMNVDENPATPSKYGIRAIPTIILFKNGEVVEQITGAVSKSSIKDMISQKALS; encoded by the coding sequence ATGGCAGTGCAGGTAACAGACGGCAATTTTGATGCTGAGATTCTCAAGTCCTCTATCCCCGCTCTGGTTGACTTCTGGGCACCCTGGTGCGGTCCTTGCCGAGCCATGGGGCCTGTAATCGATGAGCTGGCTGCCGAGTTCGAAGGCAAAGTACGCATCGCCAAGATGAACGTGGATGAAAATCCCGCCACTCCCAGCAAGTATGGCATCCGCGCCATTCCCACAATCATCCTGTTCAAGAACGGCGAAGTGGTGGAGCAGATCACCGGAGCTGTTTCCAAGAGCAGCATCAAGGACATGATCTCTCAGAAGGCCCTTAGCTAA
- the trxB gene encoding thioredoxin-disulfide reductase, with the protein MKEYDSLVIGGGPAGITAALYLLRSGLSVAFAEMLSPGGQLLMTEEIENYPGFPKGIKGYELTDLFAAHLEGYSYDRYSDAVKEVVYAPGANKVRIGDEWVLAKTVIICTGAKYKKLGLPNEERLIGRGISYCALCDGNFFRGQEVGVVGGGNSALEEALYLSRLVKKLHLIHRRDDFRATKCVQDKVCTMPDINIIRSSVVTAIHGEENLTGVTVKNLKTGEERLLTLDGLFIFVGYEPIKDFYPEGLTTDASGFIVTDTEMATCLPGVFAAGDCRSKNCRQVTTAVGDGATAANSAFHYLEKH; encoded by the coding sequence ATGAAAGAGTATGATTCTCTGGTGATAGGGGGGGGGCCGGCAGGAATTACGGCCGCCCTTTATCTTTTGCGTTCAGGGCTTTCCGTGGCCTTTGCGGAGATGCTTTCTCCCGGCGGCCAGTTGCTCATGACCGAAGAAATTGAGAATTATCCCGGATTTCCCAAAGGGATAAAGGGATACGAGCTTACCGATCTTTTTGCCGCGCATCTGGAAGGATATTCCTATGACCGGTATTCCGATGCAGTGAAGGAAGTGGTGTACGCTCCCGGTGCCAACAAGGTGCGCATAGGCGACGAGTGGGTGCTGGCAAAAACCGTAATCATCTGCACTGGGGCAAAATACAAAAAGCTGGGACTGCCCAATGAGGAACGCCTTATCGGGCGCGGCATCTCCTACTGTGCGCTGTGCGACGGCAACTTCTTCCGTGGTCAGGAAGTGGGCGTGGTAGGCGGAGGCAATTCCGCGCTGGAAGAGGCGCTTTACCTCTCCCGGCTTGTCAAAAAGCTGCACCTCATCCATCGCAGGGATGATTTTCGGGCCACCAAATGCGTGCAGGACAAAGTGTGCACCATGCCCGACATAAACATCATCCGCAGTTCCGTTGTCACGGCCATTCATGGCGAGGAAAACCTGACCGGCGTGACAGTGAAGAACCTGAAAACGGGTGAGGAACGGCTGCTCACGCTGGACGGCTTGTTTATCTTTGTGGGCTATGAGCCTATCAAGGACTTTTATCCGGAAGGGCTCACCACCGATGCCAGCGGATTCATTGTTACGGATACGGAGATGGCGACCTGTCTGCCCGGCGTTTTTGCTGCCGGGGACTGCCGCTCCAAAAACTGCCGTCAGGTGACCACTGCGGTAGGCGACGGCGCAACAGCCGCCAACTCGGCATTCCATTATCTGGAAAAACATTGA
- a CDS encoding outer membrane protein assembly factor BamD has translation MRRTAIRFVLLLPVLFMLNGCGIIDYFYLPPPEDTAQELFEAGNDAMREKDYASATEYFTTLKDRYPFSPYTIEAELSLGDAYFLDEEYMLAVDAYKEFEMLHPRHEAIPYVLFQIGNANLNSFISIDRPQTNIAEAYQYFMRLQEAHPGTEYAAKALEYLHICRKYMAEHEIYVADFYWRTGRYTSAFQRYKTVVEQYADVEEYQEYARERARLSYLKSQEQLTESERERREGSWKDYFKWL, from the coding sequence ATGCGAAGAACTGCAATACGCTTTGTGTTGCTGCTCCCGGTGCTTTTTATGCTCAACGGGTGCGGCATCATAGATTATTTTTACCTGCCGCCGCCGGAAGACACGGCTCAGGAGCTTTTTGAGGCCGGCAACGATGCCATGCGTGAAAAGGATTATGCGTCCGCCACTGAGTACTTTACCACACTCAAGGACCGGTATCCTTTCAGCCCGTACACCATAGAAGCGGAACTCTCGCTCGGCGATGCCTACTTCCTTGACGAGGAATATATGCTGGCTGTGGACGCCTACAAGGAATTCGAAATGCTGCACCCGCGGCATGAGGCTATTCCCTATGTCCTGTTCCAGATTGGCAACGCCAACCTCAACAGTTTTATCTCCATAGACCGCCCGCAAACCAACATTGCAGAAGCATACCAGTACTTCATGCGTCTGCAGGAGGCGCACCCGGGCACGGAGTATGCGGCCAAGGCGCTGGAGTATCTGCACATATGCCGGAAATACATGGCCGAGCATGAAATATATGTGGCGGATTTCTATTGGCGCACCGGTCGCTATACATCGGCTTTTCAGCGGTATAAGACCGTTGTGGAACAGTATGCCGATGTGGAAGAATATCAGGAATACGCGCGGGAACGCGCACGGCTCTCCTACCTGAAAAGCCAGGAGCAGCTTACCGAATCTGAGCGGGAACGGCGCGAAGGTTCGTGGAAGGACTACTTCAAATGGCTCTAG
- the yihA gene encoding ribosome biogenesis GTP-binding protein YihA/YsxC, with translation MQPTLILEDTIYTLDQLKLGSVPQVALAGRSNVGKSSLVNALAGRKKLARTSSTPGKTQSLNFYRVEPWGFYLVDLPGYGYARASKSDREQWAKLINTYLTGTPGLKALAVLLDCRIPPQKLDIDITAYAHSISLPLLPILTKADKCKQRERAEKQKEWATLLGGVRPIISSAESGLGLAAIWEALRRAALGDAADPLSGEPEAAPSA, from the coding sequence ATGCAGCCGACCCTTATTCTCGAAGATACCATCTATACGCTGGATCAGCTCAAGCTGGGCAGCGTGCCTCAGGTAGCACTGGCGGGACGCTCCAATGTGGGCAAATCCTCGCTGGTAAACGCTCTGGCGGGCAGAAAAAAGCTGGCCCGCACCAGCTCCACTCCCGGCAAGACCCAGAGCCTCAATTTTTACCGCGTTGAGCCGTGGGGCTTCTATCTCGTGGACCTGCCGGGATACGGCTATGCCCGCGCCTCCAAGTCCGACAGGGAACAGTGGGCAAAGCTCATCAATACATATCTTACCGGCACGCCGGGCCTCAAGGCCTTGGCCGTGCTTCTGGACTGCCGCATCCCGCCGCAGAAGCTGGATATAGACATAACGGCCTATGCGCATTCTATTTCCCTGCCGCTGCTGCCCATTCTCACCAAGGCGGATAAATGCAAACAGCGTGAACGCGCTGAAAAGCAGAAGGAGTGGGCTACGCTGCTTGGCGGGGTTCGTCCCATCATTTCTTCTGCCGAGTCCGGTCTGGGGCTCGCCGCCATATGGGAAGCCCTGCGCAGGGCTGCGTTGGGCGATGCGGCAGACCCCCTTTCCGGAGAGCCGGAGGCCGCCCCTTCTGCGTAA
- a CDS encoding type II 3-dehydroquinate dehydratase, with amino-acid sequence MAKYRFLILNGPNLGALGKRQPEIYGTDGMEILPVLLDKVMGHRTADVELEYYQSNSEGALIDRLEQAREQGMHGVVFNAGAYTHTSLALADCLAWIQVPCVEVHLSNVLARPEPLRQKSFIGRHVIGVVAGFGMLSYALAVQALVQHHEKE; translated from the coding sequence ATGGCCAAGTATCGGTTCCTTATACTGAACGGCCCCAATCTGGGGGCGCTGGGCAAGCGGCAGCCGGAAATTTACGGTACCGACGGTATGGAGATACTTCCCGTGCTTTTGGACAAGGTTATGGGCCACCGCACCGCCGATGTGGAGCTGGAGTATTACCAGTCCAACAGCGAAGGGGCGCTCATTGACCGGCTGGAGCAGGCGCGGGAACAGGGCATGCACGGCGTGGTGTTCAACGCCGGTGCCTACACCCACACAAGCCTTGCTCTGGCGGATTGTCTGGCCTGGATACAGGTTCCCTGCGTGGAGGTGCATCTGAGCAACGTGCTTGCCCGCCCGGAGCCGTTGCGCCAGAAGAGTTTTATCGGCAGACACGTTATCGGTGTCGTAGCCGGATTCGGCATGCTCAGCTACGCACTGGCGGTGCAGGCTCTTGTGCAGCACCATGAAAAAGAGTAG
- the efp gene encoding elongation factor P yields MYSTTDFKRGLKILMDGTPYEIIEFQHFKPGKGGAMIRTKLRNLLNARVVDKTFRSGEKVGKPDIEHRDMQFLYIEGDNLVLMDLESYEQHYMSKENSDGKEDFLKDGQQVKIMLYNGDPLDLELPASLVLEVTHTEPGAKGDTVSNVTKPATLETGLVVNVPLFINIGNRVKVNTETREYLSREN; encoded by the coding sequence ATGTATTCCACTACCGACTTTAAACGCGGCCTGAAGATCCTTATGGATGGCACGCCGTATGAAATTATCGAATTTCAGCACTTTAAGCCCGGAAAGGGCGGTGCCATGATACGCACCAAATTGCGCAACCTGCTCAACGCACGCGTGGTGGACAAGACCTTCCGCTCGGGCGAAAAGGTGGGCAAGCCGGACATAGAACACCGGGACATGCAGTTTTTGTACATAGAAGGCGACAATCTGGTTCTGATGGATCTGGAGTCGTACGAGCAGCACTATATGTCTAAGGAAAATTCTGACGGTAAGGAAGATTTTCTGAAGGACGGACAGCAGGTTAAGATCATGCTGTATAACGGCGACCCCCTTGATCTGGAGCTGCCTGCATCGCTCGTGCTGGAAGTAACCCACACGGAACCCGGTGCCAAGGGTGACACGGTTTCCAACGTCACCAAGCCTGCCACGCTGGAAACCGGACTGGTGGTGAACGTGCCTCTGTTCATCAACATAGGCAACCGCGTGAAGGTGAACACGGAAACCCGTGAATATCTGAGCAGGGAAAACTAG
- a CDS encoding DNA translocase FtsK, with amino-acid sequence MFFTEGSATDGNRVARELFGLFLIFWGLLIFLSLATYDNADPGLNHVVTSPVNISNAVGLFGAYLSGMLVDFFGIAAYVWAVAFVFAGARRFIPGLTAMWWRWTGVLLCGISLSCLGAAAEMGMGHIAGGGFLGTSLHRVGWYFLRPVGASLLWLFITLCGLQLTFGSSWAELFSNVRRGTRQLLEMMKNFIQNAKDEAISPPEERRERKAMRLFRPKPKTDRGALLALADGKGDADAITVDVQADAKPARTARSSAPEAENNASGPVARVVIDEPHGPVAGKGAPQKPKARSSAASGRTIRLPGLDMLSAHATDAKRTTKDVLENKGRMLIECLADFGVQGELQRITPGPVVTMFEIKPAPGVKVSRIANLADDLAMALRAISIRIQAPIPGKDSVGIEIPNEHRETVCLRELIASDVFRKADLPLTLAIGKDISGAPFAADLAKMPHLLVAGATGQGKSVFINSVLMSLLFRTTPEELKLLLIDPKRIELAVYADMPHLVHPVVTDMSQAKNALDWAVHEMDKRYEAMAVLGVRNIIGYNEKLKGLGEERPEQFAALEFMPYLVIIIDELADLMLTAAKEVETSIVRLAQLARAAGIHLILATQRPSVDVVTGLIKANFPCRISFQVTAKHDSRTILDTVGAEHLLGKGDMLFKAGGGKLQRMHGAFVSDEDVSAVVSYWKSQMPASYNVDFAEWGNEGTGDFGFDGNGGPAGSVADDPMYSECIAFVMQQGKASISLIQRRFRIGFNRAARYVEQMEQDGIIGPADGSKPRAIIGSGSRGDM; translated from the coding sequence ATGTTTTTTACGGAGGGTAGCGCTACGGATGGCAACCGTGTAGCCCGGGAATTGTTCGGCCTGTTTCTCATCTTTTGGGGTCTTCTGATTTTTCTCAGCCTCGCCACGTATGATAATGCGGACCCCGGCCTGAACCATGTCGTTACATCTCCGGTCAACATCAGCAACGCCGTCGGGCTGTTCGGAGCCTATCTTTCCGGTATGCTTGTCGATTTCTTCGGCATTGCAGCCTATGTGTGGGCTGTTGCCTTTGTTTTCGCAGGTGCAAGGCGGTTTATTCCGGGCCTCACCGCCATGTGGTGGCGCTGGACAGGGGTTCTTCTGTGCGGCATCAGCCTTAGTTGCCTTGGAGCGGCTGCGGAGATGGGCATGGGACATATTGCGGGCGGCGGCTTTCTGGGTACTTCTCTCCACCGGGTAGGCTGGTATTTTCTGCGTCCTGTCGGTGCCAGCCTGTTATGGCTTTTCATCACCTTATGCGGCCTGCAGCTCACGTTCGGCAGTTCATGGGCTGAGCTTTTTTCCAATGTGCGGCGCGGCACCAGGCAATTGCTTGAAATGATGAAGAACTTCATACAGAACGCGAAAGATGAAGCCATAAGCCCGCCGGAAGAAAGACGCGAAAGAAAGGCCATGCGCCTTTTCCGGCCCAAGCCCAAGACAGACAGGGGAGCACTGCTGGCTCTGGCGGACGGTAAAGGCGATGCGGATGCCATTACCGTGGACGTGCAGGCGGATGCAAAACCCGCCCGTACCGCGCGCTCTTCCGCGCCGGAAGCAGAGAACAATGCTTCGGGACCGGTGGCCCGCGTGGTTATAGACGAGCCGCACGGGCCTGTTGCGGGCAAGGGGGCTCCGCAGAAACCCAAGGCGCGCAGTTCGGCGGCATCCGGGCGCACGATACGCCTGCCCGGGCTGGACATGCTCTCTGCCCACGCTACAGACGCCAAGCGGACCACCAAGGATGTTCTGGAAAACAAGGGGCGCATGCTCATTGAGTGCCTTGCGGATTTTGGTGTGCAGGGCGAGTTGCAGCGCATTACCCCCGGCCCCGTGGTCACGATGTTTGAAATCAAACCCGCCCCGGGCGTGAAGGTGAGCCGCATCGCCAATCTGGCGGATGATCTGGCCATGGCGTTGCGCGCCATTTCCATACGCATTCAGGCTCCCATTCCCGGTAAGGACAGCGTGGGCATAGAGATACCCAACGAGCACCGGGAAACTGTCTGCCTGCGCGAACTCATCGCCTCCGATGTTTTTCGCAAGGCAGACCTGCCGCTCACGCTCGCCATCGGCAAGGATATCTCCGGTGCCCCCTTTGCCGCCGACCTTGCCAAGATGCCGCACCTGCTTGTGGCCGGGGCTACAGGGCAGGGGAAGAGCGTGTTCATTAACTCCGTGCTCATGAGCCTGCTGTTCCGCACCACCCCTGAGGAACTGAAGCTGCTGCTCATAGACCCCAAGCGCATAGAGCTGGCCGTTTATGCAGACATGCCGCACCTGGTGCATCCGGTGGTTACGGATATGTCGCAGGCCAAGAACGCCCTCGACTGGGCCGTGCACGAAATGGACAAACGCTACGAGGCCATGGCGGTGCTCGGCGTGCGGAACATCATCGGCTACAATGAAAAACTTAAAGGATTGGGTGAAGAACGGCCGGAGCAGTTTGCCGCTCTGGAATTCATGCCCTATCTTGTCATCATCATTGATGAATTGGCAGACCTTATGCTCACTGCAGCCAAAGAAGTGGAGACGAGCATTGTTCGCCTTGCGCAGCTTGCGAGGGCGGCGGGGATTCATCTCATTCTGGCGACGCAGCGTCCCAGCGTGGACGTGGTGACCGGGCTTATCAAGGCCAACTTTCCGTGCCGCATATCGTTTCAGGTTACCGCAAAGCACGATTCGCGGACCATTCTGGACACGGTGGGCGCGGAGCATCTTCTGGGCAAGGGCGACATGCTGTTCAAGGCGGGCGGCGGCAAGCTGCAACGCATGCACGGCGCCTTTGTGAGCGATGAAGATGTAAGTGCCGTGGTCAGCTACTGGAAGTCGCAGATGCCTGCCTCCTACAACGTGGACTTTGCGGAGTGGGGGAACGAGGGGACGGGCGATTTCGGGTTTGACGGTAACGGGGGACCGGCAGGTTCTGTGGCTGACGACCCCATGTACAGCGAATGCATTGCCTTTGTCATGCAGCAGGGCAAGGCATCTATTTCGCTTATCCAGCGGCGTTTCCGCATCGGCTTTAACCGCGCGGCCCGCTATGTGGAACAGATGGAACAGGACGGCATTATCGGTCCCGCAGACGGCAGCAAGCCCCGAGCCATCATCGGCAGCGGCAGCCGTGGAGATATGTAG
- a CDS encoding LolA family protein: MIRSIRTKNYTVWAVLNRIPLKCIAASAIAAMALLWLPAAAFAEDITASIQARYRAMTSMEASFSQNLSHKESGSTESRSGTFHFLAPDRIRWDTKTPAPELLVINPDAVWNYFVEEEVVYKYPASLVHETKTALRFITGQANLKEEFYVEEAAPQDGLAVLHLFAKEPTTDLTEATLWIGADYSVQRILTVDFYGNENEIRFSGMRFNTAPAASLFEFTPPAGVDVEDRTQDVQEKKIGE, translated from the coding sequence ATGATTCGCAGTATCAGAACAAAAAACTATACGGTGTGGGCGGTATTGAACCGCATCCCGCTGAAATGCATCGCCGCATCCGCAATTGCCGCTATGGCCCTGCTGTGGCTTCCCGCAGCAGCCTTTGCGGAAGATATCACCGCAAGCATTCAGGCACGATACAGGGCTATGACGTCCATGGAGGCCTCGTTCTCACAAAATCTGAGCCACAAAGAAAGCGGCAGCACGGAATCCCGCTCCGGCACCTTCCATTTTCTTGCTCCCGACCGCATACGCTGGGATACGAAAACGCCTGCCCCTGAGCTGCTGGTGATAAATCCCGATGCAGTATGGAATTATTTTGTGGAAGAGGAAGTGGTGTACAAGTATCCGGCATCACTGGTGCACGAAACCAAGACCGCCCTGCGGTTCATTACCGGACAGGCCAACCTTAAGGAAGAGTTTTACGTGGAAGAGGCTGCTCCGCAGGATGGGCTGGCCGTTCTGCACCTGTTTGCCAAGGAACCGACAACGGATCTCACCGAAGCCACGCTGTGGATAGGTGCCGACTACAGTGTGCAGCGCATTCTTACGGTGGACTTTTACGGTAACGAGAACGAAATCCGCTTCAGCGGAATGCGGTTTAATACCGCTCCCGCCGCATCGCTTTTTGAATTTACACCCCCTGCCGGAGTGGATGTGGAAGATCGCACGCAGGATGTGCAGGAGAAGAAGATCGGAGAGTAG